The Chryseobacterium aureum genome contains a region encoding:
- a CDS encoding dialkylrecorsinol condensing enzyme DarA, with product MKKNILVIYYSQTGQLEDIVRNIAKPFEARKDAYDITYYNIRLKEDFPFPWPGDVFFNTFPESYLQIPKEILPPSEEILNKKYDLILFGYQVWYLTPSIPIISFLKSDYASRILKDTPVVTISGTRNMWMLSQEKLKVYLRDLQAPLVGNIALVDRHDNYTSVLTILRWLTTGQKEKSGLLPAAGVSDEEISGSVKYGEIIERHFKNNDLNNLQPDLVKNGAIEIRAFLVRVEKVGNKIFTVWSNLIIRKKEKRPLLIKFFKVYLMAAIWIISPVVLVLHLLTTPIFWFKRQKQKRYLQGINLK from the coding sequence ATGAAGAAAAATATACTTGTCATATATTATTCACAAACCGGGCAGCTCGAAGATATTGTGAGAAACATAGCCAAGCCTTTTGAAGCCCGGAAGGATGCTTATGATATTACGTATTACAATATCCGGCTTAAGGAAGACTTTCCTTTTCCATGGCCTGGAGATGTCTTTTTCAATACTTTTCCTGAATCTTATTTACAGATTCCCAAAGAAATCTTACCACCTTCTGAAGAAATTCTGAACAAAAAGTATGACCTTATTCTTTTTGGGTATCAGGTATGGTATCTCACACCATCCATTCCTATTATTTCATTCTTAAAAAGTGACTATGCATCTCGTATCCTTAAAGATACTCCCGTAGTAACCATCTCCGGAACCCGAAATATGTGGATGCTTTCCCAGGAAAAATTAAAGGTTTACCTGAGAGATTTACAGGCTCCGCTTGTAGGGAATATTGCACTGGTAGACAGACACGACAATTACACCAGCGTACTGACCATTCTTCGTTGGCTCACCACAGGGCAGAAAGAAAAGTCAGGATTGCTGCCCGCTGCAGGTGTTTCCGATGAAGAAATCTCAGGATCGGTAAAGTATGGCGAGATTATTGAAAGACATTTTAAGAATAATGACCTTAATAATTTGCAGCCGGATCTTGTGAAAAACGGAGCCATTGAAATCCGGGCGTTTCTGGTACGGGTAGAAAAGGTAGGAAACAAAATTTTTACAGTGTGGTCTAACCTGATTATCAGGAAAAAAGAGAAACGCCCATTGCTGATAAAATTCTTTAAGGTATATTTGATGGCAGCGATATGGATCATCTCCCCTGTCGTTTTGGTTTTACACCTGCTTACCACCCCTATATTTTGGTTTAAAAGACAAAAACAAAAAAGATATTTACAAGGAATTAATTTAAAATAG
- a CDS encoding beta-ketoacyl-ACP synthase III: MYDVFITKASKYLPNEPVANDEMETYLGLINDAPSKAKSLILRNNKITTRYYALDKEGNPTHSNAQLTAKAIEGLFDDHFKKEDMRLLSVGTTSPDQIQPSHASMVHGELNIGKSIEINTSTGLCNSGMNALNYGFLSVKAGVQENAVCAGSERMSAWMTADKFNHEAENLKLLEERPIIAFKREFLRWMLSDGAGAFLLENKPRENSTSLKVEFIDFYSYAHEIEACMYAGCDKLEDGSLKSWADYPSDEWLKQSIFAIKQDTKILDKYILVKGAESLRSSFDKHNLDPEKIDHVLAHISSGYFKDGLKEEFAKKGMDFPAEKWFYNLSEVGNIGAGSIFIALEELMNSGKLKKGEKVLLCVPESGRFAYSCALLTVC, from the coding sequence ATGTACGACGTATTTATAACAAAAGCATCAAAATACTTACCCAATGAGCCGGTAGCGAATGATGAAATGGAGACTTATCTTGGGCTTATCAATGATGCGCCATCTAAAGCAAAATCACTTATCCTGAGAAACAATAAAATCACAACCAGATACTACGCTTTAGACAAAGAAGGAAACCCTACACACTCTAACGCGCAGCTTACTGCAAAAGCTATTGAAGGGCTTTTTGATGATCATTTCAAAAAGGAAGATATGAGGCTATTATCTGTAGGAACTACTTCACCAGACCAGATTCAGCCGTCTCATGCTTCTATGGTGCATGGTGAGCTGAACATCGGAAAATCTATTGAGATTAATACCTCAACCGGACTTTGCAACTCGGGGATGAATGCCCTGAACTATGGATTTCTATCTGTAAAAGCAGGTGTACAGGAAAACGCAGTATGTGCAGGTTCCGAAAGAATGTCTGCATGGATGACTGCTGATAAATTCAACCACGAAGCTGAAAATTTAAAATTACTGGAAGAAAGACCCATTATCGCTTTCAAAAGAGAATTCCTGAGATGGATGCTTTCTGACGGAGCAGGTGCTTTCCTTTTAGAAAACAAACCGAGAGAAAACAGCACCTCCTTAAAAGTAGAATTTATTGATTTCTATTCTTATGCTCACGAAATTGAAGCATGTATGTATGCCGGCTGTGACAAACTGGAAGACGGAAGCCTGAAGTCATGGGCAGACTATCCTTCTGACGAATGGCTGAAGCAATCTATTTTCGCGATCAAGCAGGACACCAAAATCCTCGATAAATACATCCTTGTAAAAGGAGCAGAAAGTTTAAGGTCTTCTTTTGACAAGCACAATCTGGATCCGGAAAAAATTGACCACGTACTGGCTCACATTTCTTCAGGATATTTCAAAGACGGACTGAAAGAAGAGTTTGCTAAAAAAGGAATGGATTTCCCGGCAGAAAAATGGTTCTACAACCTTTCTGAAGTGGGAAATATCGGAGCAGGATCCATATTTATTGCTCTTGAAGAACTGATGAATTCAGGAAAACTGAAAAAAGGAGAAAAAGTACTTCTTTGTGTTCCTGAGAGTGGAAGATTCGCTTACTCTTGTGCTTTATTAACCGTTTGCTAA
- a CDS encoding ABC transporter permease, with translation MEIKEENIINIHNFLPHREPMLMADYILELTKERVVTSFEIKEDNIFVHNNEFAAAGLIENLAQTCSSILGQSFFENPEADTKVIGFITNIKKIEIFALPKVHDKIISKASLISQFENICHIFCETFHHDELLIRAEINLFIQEVKS, from the coding sequence ATGGAAATAAAGGAAGAGAATATCATCAATATACACAACTTTTTACCGCATCGTGAGCCGATGCTGATGGCAGACTATATTCTGGAACTGACCAAAGAAAGAGTAGTGACTTCCTTTGAAATAAAAGAAGACAATATATTTGTTCACAACAATGAATTCGCAGCAGCCGGGCTGATTGAAAACCTGGCACAAACCTGCTCTTCGATTCTTGGACAAAGCTTCTTTGAAAATCCTGAAGCAGATACAAAAGTAATCGGGTTCATTACCAATATCAAGAAGATTGAGATATTTGCCCTTCCCAAAGTGCATGATAAAATCATTTCCAAAGCCTCTCTTATTTCACAGTTTGAGAACATCTGCCACATCTTCTGTGAAACATTTCATCATGATGAATTACTCATAAGAGCAGAGATCAACCTGTTTATTCAGGAAGTAAAGTCGTAA
- a CDS encoding M16 family metallopeptidase: protein MKKFFISVSLFCMISAMAQKFETQKLTDAQGYTYETVKNDQTGVRVYTLKNGLKVYLAKNEDAPRIQTYIPVRTGSNNDPSDNTGLAHYLEHMVFKGTSHLGTQDWEKEKILLKQISDLYEQHKAEKDPEKKKELYKKIDEVSQEASKYAIANEYDKAISSLGATGTNAHTSLDETVYKNNIPSNELEKWLKVEKERFSELVLRLFHTELEAVYEEYNRAQDNDSRLVFYSLMQALFPKHPNGQQTTIGTSEHLKSPSMEAIHKYFDTYYVPNNMAVVLVGDLDYDKTIKLVDQYFGAFKYKELPMKKMVTEEPMTSIVTRTVKSPTTPRMTIAWRTDSYGTQEARLADIVSEILSNRGDAGLIDLNINQKQKTLGAGAYESPYKMYGTFGLVVTPKEGQSFDEAKKLLMDQLDLVKKGQFPDWMLKAIVNDKKVQRMKSWETADGLATELYDSYINVRTWEQELDEINQYDKITKADVVKFANNFFKDNYVVIYKEKGVNDKLVRVQNPGITPIKLNREAQSPFLKDILNTKVPEIKPEFIDFKTAIQTSKIKDKTVSFVKNKYNEIAQISYVFPFGTDNDKELSVAGTLFEYLGTDKYTPEQLKEEFFKLGISYSLRTSNDQMIITLSGLESNMKKGVELMNHWMTNVKADKAIYAQTVKTILESRAAAKKDKVRIMAALSNYAKYGKNSRMTDIVSKERLESIDAVELMKKVKTLNQYPYQVLLYGQDQSGLEKAVKPFITNTSLQPAQAKEYAEPVTEGKVYFTNYDMVQMEMSKVAKANTVNLGNFGKTNVFNEYFGRGLSSIVFQEIRESKSLAYTAYVSYANASEKGKANYVTNYIGTQANKLPLAVNAMNDLMVSLPQIPAQFENARGSALKQIASNRINRTNIFFNQLALKKLGVDYDLRKDVYAEIQGLTLPQLTTFYNTEVKPVKYNTAIIGKKENLNMESINKMGEFQEVSLEEIFGY from the coding sequence ATGAAAAAGTTTTTTATTTCTGTTTCGCTTTTCTGCATGATAAGTGCAATGGCACAGAAATTCGAGACCCAAAAGCTGACCGATGCTCAAGGGTATACTTATGAAACTGTAAAGAATGACCAGACCGGAGTACGGGTGTATACACTGAAAAACGGGTTGAAGGTGTATCTGGCAAAAAATGAAGATGCGCCAAGAATTCAGACTTATATTCCGGTAAGAACAGGATCCAATAATGACCCAAGTGATAACACCGGATTAGCTCACTACCTGGAACACATGGTTTTCAAAGGAACTTCGCATCTGGGCACTCAGGACTGGGAAAAAGAAAAAATCTTATTAAAACAGATTTCTGATCTTTACGAGCAGCATAAAGCAGAAAAAGATCCGGAAAAAAAGAAAGAACTTTATAAAAAGATTGATGAAGTTTCTCAGGAAGCCTCTAAATATGCCATTGCTAATGAATATGATAAAGCCATTTCTTCACTGGGTGCTACAGGAACGAATGCCCACACATCACTGGATGAAACGGTTTATAAAAACAATATCCCTTCCAACGAATTAGAGAAATGGCTGAAAGTAGAAAAAGAACGTTTTTCAGAACTGGTATTACGTCTTTTCCATACAGAGCTTGAGGCCGTATATGAAGAATACAACAGAGCGCAGGATAATGACAGCCGTCTTGTATTCTATTCTTTGATGCAGGCTCTTTTCCCAAAACACCCGAATGGGCAGCAGACAACAATAGGGACTTCAGAGCATTTGAAGAGCCCTTCTATGGAAGCGATCCATAAGTATTTTGATACGTATTATGTGCCTAATAACATGGCTGTAGTATTGGTAGGAGATCTGGATTATGATAAAACGATAAAATTAGTTGATCAGTATTTCGGTGCGTTCAAGTACAAAGAACTTCCGATGAAGAAAATGGTTACCGAAGAACCAATGACCAGCATTGTTACGAGAACTGTAAAGAGCCCGACTACGCCAAGAATGACCATTGCATGGAGAACCGATTCTTATGGAACACAGGAGGCAAGGTTAGCAGACATCGTATCTGAAATCTTGAGTAACAGAGGAGATGCAGGATTAATTGACCTTAATATTAACCAGAAGCAAAAAACGCTTGGAGCCGGAGCGTATGAGTCACCTTACAAAATGTACGGTACATTTGGATTGGTGGTAACTCCTAAAGAAGGACAGAGCTTTGATGAGGCTAAAAAACTTCTGATGGATCAGCTGGATCTTGTGAAAAAAGGACAGTTTCCGGACTGGATGCTGAAAGCCATCGTCAATGATAAAAAAGTTCAGCGTATGAAGAGCTGGGAAACTGCAGACGGATTAGCTACCGAGCTTTATGACTCCTATATCAATGTAAGAACATGGGAGCAGGAGCTAGATGAGATCAATCAGTATGACAAAATCACGAAAGCTGATGTAGTGAAGTTTGCCAACAATTTCTTTAAAGATAATTATGTTGTTATTTATAAAGAAAAAGGAGTGAATGACAAGCTTGTGCGTGTACAGAATCCTGGGATTACCCCGATTAAGCTGAACAGAGAAGCTCAGTCTCCTTTCCTTAAAGATATTCTGAATACAAAAGTACCTGAAATAAAGCCTGAGTTTATTGATTTTAAAACGGCTATTCAGACTTCAAAAATTAAAGATAAAACCGTAAGTTTCGTAAAGAACAAGTATAATGAGATCGCTCAGATCAGTTATGTTTTTCCTTTCGGAACAGATAATGACAAGGAACTTTCTGTTGCAGGAACTCTTTTTGAATATCTTGGAACAGATAAATATACTCCGGAACAGCTGAAAGAGGAATTCTTTAAACTGGGAATCAGCTATAGCCTGAGAACTTCAAACGACCAGATGATTATTACACTGAGCGGTCTGGAAAGCAATATGAAGAAAGGGGTGGAACTGATGAACCACTGGATGACGAATGTAAAAGCGGATAAAGCTATTTATGCTCAGACCGTAAAAACAATCCTGGAATCAAGAGCTGCTGCTAAGAAAGATAAAGTGAGAATTATGGCTGCTCTGTCCAACTATGCTAAATACGGCAAAAACTCTAGAATGACGGACATTGTTTCCAAAGAACGTCTGGAGAGCATTGACGCTGTAGAATTGATGAAGAAAGTGAAAACACTGAACCAATATCCTTATCAGGTTCTTCTTTACGGACAGGATCAGTCTGGTCTGGAAAAAGCAGTGAAGCCATTTATCACCAATACAAGTCTTCAGCCGGCACAGGCAAAAGAATATGCGGAACCGGTTACAGAAGGAAAAGTATACTTCACGAATTATGACATGGTACAGATGGAAATGTCTAAAGTTGCAAAAGCCAATACTGTAAACCTGGGTAATTTCGGGAAAACCAATGTTTTCAATGAGTATTTCGGAAGAGGATTATCTTCTATTGTTTTTCAGGAAATCAGAGAAAGTAAATCATTAGCTTACACTGCTTATGTTTCTTACGCCAATGCTTCGGAAAAAGGGAAGGCCAACTATGTGACGAACTACATCGGAACGCAGGCAAACAAGCTTCCTCTGGCAGTCAATGCAATGAACGACCTGATGGTATCTTTACCGCAAATTCCGGCACAGTTTGAAAACGCAAGAGGTTCTGCATTAAAACAGATAGCTTCCAATAGAATCAACAGAACCAATATCTTCTTTAATCAGTTAGCCCTGAAAAAATTAGGAGTTGACTATGACTTAAGAAAAGATGTGTACGCTGAAATTCAGGGATTGACATTGCCACAGCTTACAACATTCTACAATACTGAAGTGAAGCCTGTAAAATACAATACAGCCATCATCGGTAAGAAAGAAAACCTGAATATGGAATCGATCAACAAAATGGGAGAATTCCAGGAAGTGTCTCTTGAAGAGATCTTCGGGTATTAA